GTGACTCGCATTTCCATGGCGCTTTGCGCGGTGCTGGCGCTGTTGATGAGCTACGTCGTCTTGACCTCGAGTTTGACGGGATTGAGCTATGGTGTGGCCACTGCGCGCGCGCAGCGCGAAGCCCTGCAAGAAGAGACGATGCGCCTCGACGATCGTATCGCGGCGTTGCGCTCCGACGATCGGCTCGCCGCGTTGGCGTCGCACATGGGGATGCGCGAACCCCAGCTTTTTGCAGTCGTGCGAATCGAACCGCCGCGCATCGCAGCCGCCAGGCCGGCCTTCCCGATGTTCTCGTCGCTCGCCGGCTTCTTCATTCCGGCGGTACGCCGGCCGCAATAGCAGCGATCGACGGCATGCATCAGCGAACCTTTGCGCGCGTCGCTCCGATGCGCGCGCGGGTCTTCTTTTACGCGTGTATGGCGATCGCGCTCTTCCTCACGTGGCGGCTCTGTGACGTCCAAATTCTCAAGGGCGCACTCTACGCAAAAGAAGCCTTAGAACAGCGCTCCGATACGATCGAAGTTTTTGCGCGGCGTGGAAGCATTCTCGATCGCAACGGCAACGTGCTCGTCCGCTCGTTGCCCTCGGAAAGCGTCTATGCCGTTCCGCGGGAAATCGCCGATCCCGACGCCGCCGTGCAAAGACTCGAGCGCATCTTCGGCAAGCTCGATGCGGCGACGATTGCCGCCCTGCACGACCGGCATCTCTGGTTTGTCTGGATCGCGCGCAAAGTTTCGCACGATGCGGCCGCGCGCGTTCGCAGTCTCGGGCTGCTTGGCATCGATCTCAAGGAAGAGGAGACGGGCCTGCGAGTCGATACGGCGGGACGATTTGCGTCAACCGTGCTCGGTTTCGTTGGCACCGACGAGAACGGACTCGATGGTATCGAGTACTCCTACGATGACGTGTTGCGAGGGCAATCGGGCCGCGTAACCCTCGAAGCGGACGAGTTTGGGCGTCCGATCCCGTTTGGACACGAGCGCGTAACGACGCCGGCCCAGCCGGGTCTCGATGTCGAGTTGACGCTCGATCCCTATCTTCAATTCGTAGCCGCACGTGCGCTTGCCCAACAAGTTAGAACCTATCACGCGCTCGACGGCACCGCGATCGTCATGGATCCGTGGACGGGCGAAATTCTGGCGCTGGCGAATCTTCCCGACTTCGATCCGAACCGTTTTTGGAAGTATTCCGACGCCGAGCGCCGCGATCGCGCGGTGATGGATGCCTACGAACCTGGCTCGACGTATAAGCTCGTCACAGCTGCGGCAGCTCTCCAGTCGCGTAAGGTCACGTTGACGAGTCGCTTTCCAGCGCACGA
This Candidatus Eremiobacterota bacterium DNA region includes the following protein-coding sequences:
- a CDS encoding penicillin-binding protein 2, which translates into the protein MHQRTFARVAPMRARVFFYACMAIALFLTWRLCDVQILKGALYAKEALEQRSDTIEVFARRGSILDRNGNVLVRSLPSESVYAVPREIADPDAAVQRLERIFGKLDAATIAALHDRHLWFVWIARKVSHDAAARVRSLGLLGIDLKEEETGLRVDTAGRFASTVLGFVGTDENGLDGIEYSYDDVLRGQSGRVTLEADEFGRPIPFGHERVTTPAQPGLDVELTLDPYLQFVAARALAQQVRTYHALDGTAIVMDPWTGEILALANLPDFDPNRFWKYSDAERRDRAVMDAYEPGSTYKLVTAAAALQSRKVTLTSRFPAHDRLEVGGQTIHNAEDGFMAGTGGSETLEQIVEYSHNVGAAEVGLSIGATTLYAMERKAGFGVTSGVGLPGENPGIVPAPAQWSGSSLATMSFGQGVSVTPLAMARYYCAIANGGLLMQPRIVRAVYDEQGNLMQRYSPQVVRRVFSERIASELRTFLRAVVLHGTGLTAQIPGYATAGKTGTAEMVVDGNYRAGYYAASFIGMVPYPHARYVIYVKVERPIGAYYGSLVAAPAFADIARAAMLHAGILPSADVAHRGR